The Bacteroidia bacterium genome includes the window CGCTCTTTCCCGCTTTACCGCCGATCGATCTGGTCAGCGTGCAAGGATCGCTGGCTGGTGCGAGTAATAAACAGCAGTTGCCCGCCCCCGTTATCGCGCCAAAGGCTGCCAGTTCCTCAACTCCACAGTCCATGCCACCCCGGAAATCAGATACCTTCAGAGACCAAAACTGATTGCGGTTTTACCCAAAAGAGCATCTTTTCAGACCACCGCACCTAGGGCAAAGTGACCGAGGTCAAGCCCGCCAACGGCGGTCCAAAGGCTGAACCGTGGGTAAAATGCCTATTAGAGGCGATCAAAGCGTGGCGGTGGCAGCGAGCCGTGGGCGGGCAAGAGGCACAAATTCGACTGGAATTGGAGATCCGCTCATAATCGGTTATCACTACCGGTTGGAATGGATGGTGATATTCATCTTACCAAGGTGATTCAACCGTCCAACCATCATCAAATAGAACTAAATCTGCTCTATCTTTCTGGATTATTCCCAGATTACTTTGATCAGGAACTAATATTTTTCCAATAGGAGTTTGCTCAACTATGTAACTATATTCTACTATATTTCTTGTTTCTGATGGATTAGTAATTCTATCAACCCTAATAATAACTCTTTTACTAACTAAGAAGCTGTATAAAAACACCAGTCCCCATCAGGCTCTGGACTATCGAACACCCGCCGAGGCTTATGCCGACAGGGCCATCATACTGTCACCAACAAACGCAGAGGCACTACCTTAAATTCGACCAAAAGTTGTCTGGACAATGGGGTTCACTTCACACATAACTTTCAATAGTTCGGACAGTTTTTGGGAGGCAAGGTCAGGAGGGTAGCGGCACTGGGTCAGTTTCGGATAGGGTGAAGTGGTGAACCCACACCGAATCCGAGGGATGACCCGATGCCGCTGCTCGAAAGTGTACTGTCGAACATGAAATGGAGCCAACCGTTCCGGTCTTTTCTAAGCGAGTTGTTGCTCGTGCTGCTGATCGTGCCGGGGCGGGCGACGTTTCGCAATTTAAGCCGCTACAGTGAGTATGTCGAGAAAACCTTCAGTCGGTGGTTTCGGCGGCCGGTGGACTGGGCGGGCCTGAACGTGGCGGCGATTCGGGCGGTGGTGCCGCCGGCGCATGAGTCGGTGTTAGCCTTTGACCCCAGCTACCTCCCCAAGAGCGGGGAGCACACCGAAGGACTGGGCCACTTTTGGAACGGCAGTGCGGGGCGAGCGGAACGGGGTTTGGAAACCCATGCGTTGGCTTGGGTGGATGTGACGGCCAATACGGCCTATACGATCAGCGCGGAGATGACCCCGCCGGGGTCTCGCACGACCCCCTCGACCGACACCTCGGCCAACCCCGACACCCCGGCCAACCCCGAGACGGTACCCGCCAAGGCCCCGTCCCGCCGCAAGAAGGCCAAGGCCAAGGCCAAGACCAAGACCAAGACCAAGACCAAGACCGATCCAAAAGCGAAAGACGACGATAGCCGCGTGGATGCCTATCTGGCCCATTTAAACCGGGTGATTCCAAAGCACGATTTAGCCCGCCTGCGCTATCTCACCGCCGATGGGTACTTCAGCAAGGTCAAGTTCGTCGAGGGCGTGGTCGCGTTAAAGCTCGACCTGATCAGCAAACTCCGGCGCGATGCCGATGCGCGTTACCTCTATACCGGACCCTACGCCGGGCGTGGAGCCCCCCGCCGCTACGCCGGTAAAGTCGATTGGACCCACCGCGACCCGGCGGTGTTTGCCGCCGTGGCGTCCCCCGACCCGGCGCTCGGCCTCGAAACCGCCCTCGTCTATCTCCCCCGCTTGGGCCGGCACGTCCGCGTCGTGGTCGTCATTCACCGGCGGACCCAACGGATCGCCCTCCTGTTTAGCACCGATCTGGACTTGGACCCCGTCACGCTCTACCGGTATTACAAAGCCCGCTTCCAGATT containing:
- a CDS encoding transposase — translated: MPLLESVLSNMKWSQPFRSFLSELLLVLLIVPGRATFRNLSRYSEYVEKTFSRWFRRPVDWAGLNVAAIRAVVPPAHESVLAFDPSYLPKSGEHTEGLGHFWNGSAGRAERGLETHALAWVDVTANTAYTISAEMTPPGSRTTPSTDTSANPDTPANPETVPAKAPSRRKKAKAKAKTKTKTKTKTDPKAKDDDSRVDAYLAHLNRVIPKHDLARLRYLTADGYFSKVKFVEGVVALKLDLISKLRRDADARYLYTGPYAGRGAPRRYAGKVDWTHRDPAVFAAVASPDPALGLETALVYLPRLGRHVRVVVVIHRRTQRIALLFSTDLDLDPVTLYRYYKARFQIEFLFRDSKQFAGLTHGQARRTDAMTFHVNASLTVVSLSKLQAVQTYGHLPTPFSMASLVRRCFNAHFLKKILAYLAPGQTLTENSPEYETLCNYGIINPVPT